A single window of Arcobacter sp. CECT 8983 DNA harbors:
- a CDS encoding 30S ribosomal protein S1, with protein sequence MGIDDIELGEDFDFEKMLNESFENAENNSVVDGVIVEITNDSVLVDVGQKIEGKLNLSEITIGGEVQFKAGDTISVMLMGNKGERPNISYKKVLQKEKFDNFVKEHGENVEDVTIEGKIISVKNRGGFIIEDDSGLEYFMPMAQSYLKTHGAIGKKVKAKVLKVNEAQNSIIVSRKKLIEESKEQKDSKVNEILEKNEPVNGIVKKITSYGMFIDLGGIDGLVNYNEISYKGPVNPANYYDEGDEVSVVVLSYDKAKQHLSLSIKAALPNPWDEIKDELEVGDTITVTVSNFESYGAFVDLGNDIEGLLHISEISWNKNLKNPKDLLTLGEEVNVEVIELDVDKKRLRVSLKNLQEKPFAKFVKENKVGDVIQGKVATLTDFGAFVTIGEVDGLLHNEEASWESNAKCKSLYKKGDEVEVKIIKVDREKENISLSVKEISESPAKKFQNEHKIGDIVKGAVKDKKDFGIFIKLDDNLDGLIRNEDFGPLNVEEVNVGDELEAVVVNIDTKKNRVRLSVKRLEQQQEREVLKAVNDDTSMTLGDLLKDQIK encoded by the coding sequence ATGGGTATCGATGATATTGAATTAGGTGAAGACTTTGATTTTGAGAAAATGCTTAATGAGTCTTTTGAGAATGCTGAAAATAACTCTGTAGTTGATGGTGTAATTGTAGAAATTACTAATGATAGTGTACTTGTTGATGTTGGACAAAAGATTGAAGGTAAATTAAACCTTTCAGAAATCACAATTGGTGGTGAAGTTCAATTTAAAGCTGGTGATACAATCTCTGTTATGTTAATGGGAAATAAAGGTGAAAGACCAAATATTTCTTATAAAAAAGTTTTACAAAAAGAAAAATTTGATAACTTTGTAAAAGAACATGGTGAGAATGTTGAAGATGTAACAATTGAAGGTAAAATCATTTCTGTTAAAAACAGAGGTGGATTTATTATTGAAGATGATTCTGGTTTAGAATACTTCATGCCAATGGCACAATCTTACTTAAAAACTCACGGAGCAATTGGTAAAAAAGTTAAAGCTAAAGTTTTAAAAGTAAACGAAGCTCAAAACTCAATCATTGTTTCTAGAAAAAAACTTATTGAAGAATCTAAAGAGCAAAAAGATTCTAAAGTAAATGAAATCTTAGAGAAAAACGAACCAGTAAATGGTATCGTTAAAAAAATCACTTCTTATGGTATGTTTATTGATTTAGGTGGAATTGATGGTTTAGTAAACTACAATGAAATCTCTTACAAAGGGCCTGTAAACCCTGCAAATTACTATGACGAAGGTGATGAAGTATCTGTTGTTGTATTATCTTACGATAAAGCAAAACAACACTTATCATTATCTATCAAAGCTGCGTTACCAAATCCTTGGGACGAAATCAAAGACGAATTAGAAGTTGGTGATACAATTACTGTTACTGTTTCTAACTTTGAATCTTATGGTGCATTTGTTGATTTAGGAAATGATATTGAAGGTTTACTACATATCTCTGAAATTTCTTGGAACAAAAACTTAAAAAATCCAAAGGATTTATTAACATTAGGTGAAGAAGTTAATGTTGAAGTTATTGAACTAGATGTTGATAAAAAAAGATTAAGAGTATCTTTAAAAAACCTACAAGAAAAACCATTTGCTAAATTTGTAAAAGAGAACAAAGTTGGTGATGTTATTCAAGGTAAAGTTGCAACATTAACTGATTTTGGTGCTTTCGTTACAATTGGTGAAGTAGATGGATTATTACACAATGAAGAAGCTTCTTGGGAATCAAATGCTAAATGTAAATCACTTTACAAAAAAGGTGACGAAGTTGAAGTTAAGATTATCAAAGTTGATAGAGAAAAAGAAAACATCTCTTTATCAGTTAAAGAAATTTCTGAATCTCCAGCTAAAAAATTCCAAAATGAACACAAAATTGGTGACATCGTAAAAGGTGCTGTTAAAGATAAAAAAGATTTCGGAATTTTCATTAAATTAGATGACAACTTAGATGGTCTAATCAGAAATGAAGACTTTGGTCCATTAAATGTTGAAGAAGTTAATGTTGGTGACGAATTAGAAGCAGTAGTAGTAAATATCGACACTAAGAAAAATAGAGTAAGATTATCTGTAAAAAGATTAGAGCAACAACAAGAAAGAGAAGTTCTAAAAGCAGT
- the aroA gene encoding 3-phosphoshikimate 1-carboxyvinyltransferase produces the protein METFDIKKLSKPFDIEIDSIASDKSISHRCAMFSLFSNETSYIKNYLTAEDTLNTLSIVEQLGAKITRNGSTVEITPTNKLTEPKDILDCGNSGTAMRLFCGLLASIDGAFTLTGDKYLKERPMKRVADPLRSIGAKIDGREEGNKAPLFIRGVKELDPFTYISPVDSAQVKSAMILAALRANGISKYKENELTRDHTERMLKGMGAKLETDEEGFINIHPLKGHLKPLNITVPTDPSSGFFFAVAAAITKGSRVVIKNVSLNPTRIEAYQILKRMGAEVNFIEKENIYEPIGDIEVKHKELNGVVVEDNISWLIDELPALSIAMSIANGKSLVKNAKELRVKESDRIKSVVSNLEKCGVSYTEFEDGYEIVGGTINKASIDSHGDHRIAMSFAIAGTLCDMEINDVDCILTSFPNFKEILDSLYS, from the coding sequence GTGGAAACATTTGACATTAAAAAACTATCTAAGCCTTTTGATATAGAAATTGACTCAATTGCAAGTGATAAATCAATATCACATAGATGTGCAATGTTTTCACTATTTTCTAATGAAACTTCATATATTAAAAATTACCTTACAGCAGAAGATACATTAAATACTTTAAGTATAGTAGAACAATTAGGTGCTAAAATCACACGAAATGGTTCTACTGTAGAAATCACACCAACAAATAAACTAACTGAACCAAAAGATATTCTTGATTGTGGTAACTCAGGAACTGCAATGAGACTGTTTTGTGGACTGTTAGCTTCTATTGATGGGGCATTTACATTAACAGGAGATAAGTACCTAAAAGAGCGACCAATGAAAAGAGTGGCAGACCCACTAAGAAGTATTGGTGCAAAAATTGATGGTAGAGAAGAAGGGAATAAGGCTCCTTTATTTATTAGAGGAGTTAAAGAGTTAGATCCTTTTACTTATATTTCACCTGTAGATTCTGCGCAAGTAAAATCAGCGATGATATTAGCTGCTTTAAGAGCTAATGGTATTTCAAAATATAAAGAAAATGAACTAACACGTGACCATACAGAAAGAATGCTAAAAGGTATGGGAGCTAAGTTAGAGACAGATGAGGAAGGCTTTATAAATATTCATCCTTTAAAAGGACATTTAAAGCCATTGAATATTACAGTTCCAACTGATCCAAGTTCTGGATTCTTTTTTGCAGTAGCAGCAGCTATTACAAAAGGTTCAAGAGTTGTAATAAAAAATGTATCTTTAAACCCAACTAGAATTGAAGCATACCAAATTTTAAAAAGAATGGGTGCAGAGGTTAACTTTATAGAAAAAGAGAATATTTATGAGCCTATTGGAGATATTGAAGTAAAACACAAAGAACTAAATGGTGTTGTGGTTGAAGATAATATCTCTTGGTTAATTGATGAACTTCCAGCACTTTCAATTGCTATGTCAATTGCAAATGGAAAGTCATTAGTAAAAAATGCAAAAGAGTTAAGAGTTAAAGAGTCAGATAGAATTAAATCTGTTGTTTCAAACCTTGAAAAATGTGGTGTTTCTTACACTGAATTTGAAGATGGATATGAAATAGTAGGAGGAACAATAAATAAAGCCTCTATTGACTCCCATGGAGACCATAGAATTGCAATGAGTTTTGCAATTGCTGGTACTTTATGTGATATGGAAATAAATGATGTTGATTGTATTTTAACATCATTTCCAAACTTCAAAGAAATCCTTGATTCTTTATATTCTTAA
- the pheS gene encoding phenylalanine--tRNA ligase subunit alpha: protein MKEWLDKIDNADSLEVLENLRIETLGKKGIIPAQFAKMKDIPGPEKKAFAENLNTQKTQITEALETKKEILEQQALEAKLKEEKIDVTKFNNELTCGAAHPVSLTMDRIIQYFQNLNFAVEEGPLVEDDFHNFEALNLPKYHPARDMQDTFYNKDYTLLRTHTSPVQIRTMLSQQTPIRMIAPGTVFRRDYDITHTPMFHQVEALVVDDADKISFANLKHVLVEFLQHMFGDVDVRFRPSFFPFTEPSAEVDISCVFCKGDGCRVCSHTGWLEVLGCGVVDQNVFKAVGYENKSGYAFGLGVERFAMLTHNIGDLRSLFESDLRLLGQFK from the coding sequence GTGAAAGAATGGCTTGATAAAATTGATAATGCTGATTCACTTGAAGTTCTAGAAAATTTAAGAATTGAAACTTTAGGTAAAAAAGGTATTATCCCTGCACAATTTGCAAAAATGAAAGATATTCCAGGCCCAGAAAAAAAAGCTTTTGCTGAGAATTTAAATACGCAGAAGACTCAAATCACTGAGGCACTTGAAACTAAAAAAGAGATTTTAGAACAACAAGCATTAGAAGCTAAATTAAAAGAAGAAAAAATTGATGTAACAAAATTCAACAATGAATTAACATGTGGTGCAGCTCACCCTGTTTCTTTAACAATGGATAGAATTATTCAATATTTCCAAAACCTTAACTTTGCAGTAGAAGAAGGTCCATTAGTAGAAGATGATTTCCATAACTTTGAAGCATTAAACCTTCCAAAATATCACCCTGCAAGAGATATGCAAGATACATTCTACAATAAAGATTATACTTTATTAAGAACACACACTTCTCCTGTACAAATTAGAACAATGTTAAGTCAACAAACTCCAATCAGAATGATTGCACCAGGAACAGTTTTTAGAAGAGATTATGATATTACACATACACCAATGTTTCACCAAGTTGAAGCATTAGTAGTTGATGATGCAGATAAAATTTCTTTTGCTAATTTAAAACATGTTTTAGTTGAATTTTTACAACATATGTTTGGGGATGTTGACGTTAGATTTAGACCTTCATTTTTCCCATTTACAGAACCATCGGCTGAAGTTGATATTTCATGTGTATTCTGTAAAGGTGATGGATGTAGAGTTTGTTCACACACAGGATGGCTAGAAGTACTTGGTTGTGGAGTAGTAGATCAAAATGTATTCAAAGCAGTTGGATATGAAAATAAATCTGGATATGCCTTTGGTTTAGGTGTTGAGAGATTTGCAATGTTAACACACAATATTGGAGATTTAAGATCTCTATTTGAAAGTGATTTAAGATTATTAGGACAGTTCAAATGA
- a CDS encoding 4-hydroxy-3-methylbut-2-enyl diphosphate reductase: MKVKLASSYGFCFGVKRAIEIAQKYENSATMGPLIHNQNEIDRLKTDYNVGLYNNLTDVKPNDTIIIRTHGIPKNDLKDLRKKDAKVINATCPFVTTPQQIVKKMSKENYSILIFGDQDHPEVKGVKSYGEDQDDVHVILSAEELDNVNFKYDKIATVAQTTRKKEIYLEIVNKLILKNKEVRVFNTICDATFENQDAARELSKEVDVMVIIGGKNSSNTKQLHHICVENCKDSYLIENANELDPQWFKNKNLCGITAGASTPDWIIQQVVDEIEKY, encoded by the coding sequence ATGAAAGTAAAACTAGCCTCAAGCTATGGTTTTTGTTTTGGAGTAAAAAGAGCAATTGAAATTGCCCAAAAGTATGAAAACTCTGCAACAATGGGTCCACTTATTCATAATCAAAATGAAATTGATAGATTAAAAACTGATTATAATGTAGGTTTATATAACAATCTTACTGATGTTAAACCAAATGATACAATTATTATTAGAACCCATGGTATTCCAAAAAATGATTTAAAAGATTTAAGAAAAAAAGACGCAAAAGTTATAAATGCAACCTGTCCATTTGTTACAACTCCTCAACAAATAGTAAAAAAAATGTCAAAAGAAAATTACTCAATTCTAATTTTTGGAGATCAAGATCACCCAGAAGTTAAAGGTGTAAAATCTTATGGGGAAGACCAAGATGATGTACATGTTATTTTAAGTGCAGAAGAGCTTGATAATGTAAACTTTAAATATGACAAAATTGCAACTGTTGCACAAACAACAAGAAAGAAAGAGATTTACTTAGAAATTGTCAATAAACTTATTTTAAAAAATAAAGAAGTTAGAGTTTTTAATACTATTTGCGATGCAACTTTTGAAAATCAAGATGCCGCAAGAGAACTATCAAAAGAAGTAGATGTTATGGTAATTATTGGAGGTAAAAACTCTTCAAATACTAAACAATTACATCATATATGTGTAGAAAATTGTAAAGATTCATACTTAATTGAAAATGCAAATGAATTAGATCCTCAATGGTTCAAAAATAAAAACCTTTGTGGTATAACAGCAGGGGCGAGTACTCCTGACTGGATTATTCAGCAAGTTGTTGATGAAATAGAAAAATATTAA
- the accA gene encoding acetyl-CoA carboxylase carboxyl transferase subunit alpha, with product MATYLDFEDKIKKIEEDITVAKTRNDEHAVEILDKKLEKEVEKTFKNLSDYQKLQLARHPDRPYAMDYIKGLMTNYYEIHGDRHFDDDNAIVCFLGYIGNEKVVVIGEQKGRGTKDKLKRNFGMPSPEGYRKALRAAKLAEKFNLPILMLVDTPGAYPGIGAEERNQSEAIARNLYEFSELKTPTVSVVIGEGGSGGALAISIADKLAMMRYSVYAVISPEGCSAILWNDPAKVETAANALKITAESLKELGLVDDVINEPLIGAHRKKEDAIKALGDYFLTSLAELKELTPAQRYEKKYEKLMNLGKFEEK from the coding sequence TTGGCAACTTACTTAGATTTTGAAGACAAAATAAAGAAAATTGAAGAAGATATCACAGTTGCAAAAACAAGAAATGACGAACATGCAGTAGAAATACTGGATAAAAAGTTAGAAAAAGAGGTTGAAAAGACATTTAAAAACCTTAGTGATTATCAAAAACTTCAATTAGCAAGACATCCTGATAGACCATATGCAATGGATTATATTAAAGGTCTTATGACTAACTATTATGAAATTCATGGGGATAGACACTTCGATGATGACAATGCTATTGTATGTTTCCTAGGTTATATTGGAAATGAAAAAGTAGTAGTTATTGGAGAGCAAAAAGGACGAGGAACAAAAGATAAGTTAAAAAGAAACTTTGGTATGCCTTCTCCAGAAGGATATAGAAAAGCTTTAAGAGCTGCTAAATTAGCAGAAAAGTTTAACTTACCAATTCTTATGCTTGTGGACACTCCGGGTGCATATCCTGGAATTGGAGCTGAAGAGAGAAATCAATCTGAAGCTATTGCTAGAAATCTTTATGAATTTTCTGAACTTAAAACACCTACAGTTTCAGTTGTAATTGGAGAAGGTGGTTCTGGTGGAGCTTTAGCTATTTCAATTGCTGATAAATTAGCGATGATGAGATACTCAGTTTATGCAGTTATTTCTCCAGAAGGTTGTAGTGCAATTTTATGGAATGACCCAGCAAAAGTTGAAACAGCAGCTAATGCACTTAAGATTACAGCAGAATCATTAAAAGAACTTGGATTAGTTGATGATGTTATAAATGAACCTTTAATTGGTGCACATAGAAAAAAAGAAGATGCAATTAAAGCTTTAGGTGATTATTTCCTAACTTCACTTGCTGAATTAAAAGAATTAACACCTGCACAAAGATATGAGAAGAAGTATGAAAAACTTATGAACTTAGGAAAGTTTGAAGAAAAATAA
- a CDS encoding histidine triad nucleotide-binding protein → MCIFCKIVKGEIPNQTILEDENFLAFNDINPARKVHVLIIPKEHYDSFDVVPPKIMAGMTEFMQKVASKLGIRQSGYRLITNIGDDGGQEVHHLHFHMIGGEPVGRLVRD, encoded by the coding sequence ATGTGTATTTTTTGCAAAATAGTTAAGGGTGAAATTCCTAATCAAACTATCTTAGAAGATGAAAATTTCTTGGCTTTTAATGATATAAATCCAGCTAGAAAAGTTCACGTTCTTATTATTCCTAAAGAGCACTATGATTCATTTGATGTAGTTCCTCCAAAAATTATGGCAGGGATGACTGAGTTTATGCAAAAAGTTGCTTCTAAACTAGGTATTAGACAAAGTGGATATAGATTAATTACAAATATTGGAGATGATGGGGGACAAGAAGTTCATCATTTACATTTTCACATGATTGGTGGAGAACCTGTTGGTAGGCTAGTTAGAGATTAA
- the pheT gene encoding phenylalanine--tRNA ligase subunit beta yields MIITRSWIQEYIDISKISTEDICKTLNAIGLEVDSVEKQRIPSKVVVGKVLEKEKHPDADKLNICQVDIGNETVQIVCGAKNVDAGQFVPVAVVGCNLGEGFKIKRAKLRGVESNGMICSSTEIGLPKLNDGILELDESIGKLEVGKELKEYPLLNDDIIEIELTANRGDCLSINGVARELSAFYSIAFKEQEFNINYNDLGIGQVLEVESLSTIESTYIYTVINSENFTLPVLQKLRVGAIDKFKAQDLVDSLTYITHSTGVILNAYAKKDAEDIKGLATIHIQKDKQGFDVIIGEKKLSTVGVEHCEVAQDSEYIIEASYINPELLSKKVFETKKETGDIYYRSSRGSEPDIETGMKSFCSLISQSGAEVYNGNEALIDYQEKITIDVSVKKVNAIIGQEVEKAKIDNILSGLGFEVKDNSSDVLSIKVPHYRHDIKNIADITEEVVRIIGIDNIQAKPLAIDEVNRVNKTSYDLVKKNKLRAKAIENGFFETVTYVFADKEKLNKYSIPTVQESLDLLNPIVKELDTFRTTISLNLIEACSNNTKLGFKSAAFFEIGKVFNLKREEKTVVSFVFSGQKEFEDISNSGKPENIDFFAFSKKVLNTVGKFELEQMNKVPNDLIHPYQSANVIVDGQTVGFISKLHPSVASEYDLSDTFIAEIDFEAIANNLIKVESYSKFQASKKDLSLMVPKDMEFKKIKEVIDSLGNKTIKQYNLIDIYNDENLGENESLTIRFVLQNDDKTLEEEDITSAMNNILEALKEKLNIELR; encoded by the coding sequence ATGATAATTACAAGATCGTGGATACAAGAATATATAGATATTTCAAAAATATCAACAGAAGATATTTGTAAAACTTTAAATGCTATTGGTCTAGAAGTTGATAGTGTTGAAAAGCAAAGAATACCTTCTAAAGTTGTAGTTGGTAAAGTTTTAGAAAAAGAAAAACATCCTGATGCTGATAAATTAAATATTTGTCAAGTTGATATTGGAAATGAAACTGTTCAAATTGTTTGTGGTGCAAAAAATGTAGATGCGGGGCAATTTGTTCCAGTAGCAGTTGTTGGTTGCAACTTAGGTGAAGGGTTCAAGATTAAAAGGGCAAAACTAAGAGGTGTAGAATCAAATGGTATGATTTGTTCTTCAACTGAAATAGGTTTACCAAAATTAAATGATGGAATTTTAGAACTTGATGAATCAATTGGCAAACTAGAAGTAGGTAAAGAGTTAAAAGAATACCCACTATTAAATGATGATATTATTGAAATTGAGTTAACTGCAAATAGAGGTGACTGCCTAAGTATCAATGGAGTTGCTAGAGAATTATCTGCATTTTACTCTATTGCTTTTAAAGAACAAGAATTTAATATTAACTATAATGATTTAGGAATTGGGCAAGTTCTTGAAGTAGAAAGTTTAAGTACTATTGAATCTACATATATTTATACAGTAATTAATTCAGAAAACTTTACTTTACCAGTATTACAAAAATTAAGAGTGGGAGCTATTGATAAATTTAAAGCACAAGATTTAGTTGACTCATTAACATACATTACTCACTCAACTGGTGTAATTTTAAATGCATATGCTAAAAAAGATGCTGAAGATATAAAAGGTTTAGCAACAATTCATATCCAAAAAGACAAGCAAGGTTTTGATGTTATTATTGGAGAAAAGAAATTAAGTACTGTTGGTGTTGAACACTGTGAAGTAGCTCAAGACTCTGAGTACATAATTGAAGCTTCATATATAAATCCAGAACTTTTATCAAAAAAAGTTTTTGAAACAAAAAAAGAGACTGGCGATATTTATTACAGAAGTTCAAGAGGAAGTGAACCAGATATTGAAACTGGTATGAAATCTTTTTGTTCTTTAATTTCTCAAAGTGGTGCTGAAGTTTACAATGGAAATGAAGCATTAATTGATTATCAAGAAAAAATTACTATTGATGTAAGTGTTAAAAAAGTTAATGCAATTATAGGTCAAGAAGTAGAAAAAGCAAAAATTGATAATATTTTAAGTGGTTTAGGTTTTGAAGTAAAAGACAACTCTTCAGATGTTTTATCTATTAAAGTTCCTCACTATAGACATGATATTAAAAATATTGCAGATATAACAGAAGAAGTTGTTAGAATTATTGGTATTGACAATATCCAAGCAAAACCTTTAGCAATTGATGAAGTAAATAGAGTAAATAAAACTTCATATGATTTAGTAAAGAAAAATAAATTAAGAGCTAAAGCTATTGAAAATGGTTTCTTTGAAACAGTTACTTATGTTTTTGCTGATAAAGAAAAATTAAATAAATATTCTATTCCAACAGTTCAAGAGAGTTTAGATTTATTAAATCCTATTGTTAAAGAATTAGACACATTTAGAACAACTATTTCATTAAACCTTATTGAAGCTTGTTCAAATAATACTAAACTAGGATTTAAATCAGCAGCTTTCTTTGAAATTGGAAAAGTTTTCAACTTAAAAAGAGAAGAAAAAACTGTTGTTTCTTTTGTATTTTCAGGGCAAAAAGAGTTTGAAGATATTTCAAATTCAGGAAAACCAGAAAATATTGACTTCTTTGCTTTCTCTAAAAAAGTATTAAATACAGTTGGAAAGTTTGAGTTAGAACAAATGAATAAAGTCCCTAATGATTTAATTCATCCATATCAAAGTGCAAATGTAATTGTAGATGGTCAAACTGTAGGTTTTATTTCAAAACTACATCCAAGTGTAGCTTCTGAATACGATTTAAGTGATACCTTTATTGCAGAGATTGATTTTGAAGCAATTGCAAACAATTTAATCAAAGTAGAAAGCTACTCTAAATTTCAAGCTTCTAAAAAAGATTTAAGTCTTATGGTTCCAAAAGATATGGAATTTAAAAAGATTAAAGAAGTAATAGATTCTTTAGGAAACAAAACTATTAAACAATACAATCTAATTGATATCTACAATGATGAAAACTTAGGTGAAAATGAGAGTTTAACTATTAGATTTGTTCTTCAAAACGATGACAAAACACTTGAAGAAGAAGATATTACTTCTGCAATGAATAATATTTTAGAAGCATTAAAAGAAAAATTAAATATTGAATTAAGATAA